Proteins encoded within one genomic window of Neoarius graeffei isolate fNeoGra1 chromosome 18, fNeoGra1.pri, whole genome shotgun sequence:
- the f7l gene encoding coagulation factor VII, translated as MESSSCRMNLFLFISLLCIQACFGVPAVSPPHVLSAPVFLSRSEANQMLLHRYRRANSFLEELKLGNLERECIEEKCSYEEAKEIFSLPEHLEKFWKTYTVVDQCQPDPCANGATCISHDNIYACICPPKFQGRNCDKEILPQTVYGCLYKNGGCEHFCTETEDSVHQCHCATGYSLAADNRSCVPQVPFPCGKPVATLIGPRIVKGQVCPKGQCPWQALLKSGHAYICGAVILNNKWILTAAHCVWNLQPSHLVVTVGEHIRSINEGTEQNRRVSKILIHPLYNHTSKDADIALLHLDRNISLGPYVVPICLPPAQGTFARTLGTVRTSVVSGWGRLSQHGAQPQILQRLEVPRVPLEKCRAHSGLNLTNNMLCAGFQKGGRDACQGDSGGPLVTLYNNTWFLTGIVSWGIGCARSNLYGVYTRVLVFVEWIMNTMATE; from the exons ATGGAGTCGAGTTCATGTAGAATGAATCTCTTTCTCTTCATCTCACTGTTGTGTATCCAAGCCTGCTTTGGGGTTCCAGCAG TCTCTCCCCCCCATGTCCTGTCCGCACCAGTGTTCCTGAGTAGGTCTGAAGCCAACCAGATGCTTCTGCATCGCTATCGACGCGCCAACTCATTCCTGGAGGAGCTGAAACTAGGAAATCTGGAGAGGGAGTGTATAGAGGAGAAATGCTCATACGAAGAGGCCAAGGAGATTTTTTCTCTGCCTGAACACTTG gAGAAGTTCTGGAAGACGTACACAG TAGTGGACCAATGTCAACCTGACCCATGTGCAAACGGGGCCACTTGTATCAGCCATGACAACATTTATGCCTGTATATGTCCACCTAAATTCCAGGGACGGAATTGCGACAAAG AAATACTTCCGCAAACTGTTTATGGCTGTCTCTATAAGAATGGAGGATGTGAGCACTTTTGTACAGAGACTGAAGATTCTGTCCATCAGTGTCACTGTGCTACTGGCTACAGCCTGGCGGCTGACAACAGAAGCTGTGTCCCCCAAG tACCTTTTCCTTGTGGTAAACCAGTGGCGACACTTATAGGCCCAAGGATTGTCAAAGGACAAGTGTGCCCGAAAGGACAGTGTCCTTGGCAG GCATTACTTAAGTCTGGGCATGCATATATATGTGGAGCAGTTATTCTCAACAACAAGTGGATTCTCACAGCAGCTCACTGTGTCTGGAACTTACAGCCATCCCATCTAGTAGTGACAGTAG GTGAACACATCCGTTctataaatgaaggcacagaacaGAATAGAAGGGTGTCCAAGATATTAATCCATCCTCTCTACAACCACACATCCAAGGATGCTGACATAGCACTTTTACATCTGGACAGGAACATATCACTAGGCCCCTACGTTGTGCCCATCTGCCTTCCTCCAGCACAAGGCACATTTGCTCGCACACTGGGGACAGTGCGTACCTCCGTCGTGAGCGGATGGGGCCGGCTTTCCCAGCATGGAGCTCAGCCACAAATTCTCCAGCGGCTAGAAGTGCCCCGGGTGCCTCTTGAGAAGTGTCGAGCCCACTCAGGTCTGAATCTGACCAACAACATGCTGTGTGCTGGTTTTCAGAAAGGAGGACGTGACGCCTGTCAAGGGGACAGTGGTGGTCCACTGGTCACCCTTTACAACAACACATGGTTTTTGACGGGCATAGTGAGCTGGGGAATAGGCTGTGCCCGCTCAAACCTGTACGGTGTCTACACTCGAGTATTAGTATTTGTGGAGTGGATTATGAACACAATGGCTACAGAATAA